The Actinocorallia herbida DNA window CAGAAGGCGGAGCGGTGAAGCCGCCGTTCCCGCCCGCCGTCCTCGCGGGGGGAGTGCTCTGGCTCTCGGGGCATGTCGCCCAGAACCCCGACGGGACCTTCTTCACCGGGTCCTTCACCGAACAGGCCGACGCGGTCTTCGCCGGTCTCACCCGCACCCTCGACGCCTACGGCGCCGGCCTGTCCGACCTGGTCCGCGTCGAGTGCTTCCTCACCGATTCCGCGGACTTCCCCG harbors:
- a CDS encoding RidA family protein, which translates into the protein MKPPFPPAVLAGGVLWLSGHVAQNPDGTFFTGSFTEQADAVFAGLTRTLDAYGAGLSDLVRVECFLTDSADFPAWNAAFSAAFPDDPPARTTLVTALALPGLRIEIQAVAVPSRER